Within Spodoptera frugiperda isolate SF20-4 chromosome 22, AGI-APGP_CSIRO_Sfru_2.0, whole genome shotgun sequence, the genomic segment GTTTCACTATAAATACTCGATCGATTCTTGGAACAATCATTGTCAAGTTTGCTTCAACACAAAGTACAATGGCCGCCAAGCTGATCCTCGTCCTCTGCGCTCAGGCGCTCTTCGTCCAGGTGGCATTCAGTCAGTGCCTCGGTCGTGCAGCTATCGCTGCCCCTGCCTTACCCTGCCCTGCTGTTGTTGCACCGAGCTGTGCTGGTAACGGTGTGATTGCTAATGGATGGATCGGTAACGGTCTGATCGGTACCGAATGGATCGGAAACGGTCTGATCGGCAATGGATTGGAAATCGTCCCCACCAGTGGCGGTGGACTGGCTGTGAGCAGCAGCTCTAGCATCGCTCCCAGCGGGCTCTCCCTAGCGTCTGAGAATGTGTTTGAGGGTGCTCTGTCCGTGGCTGGTGAGCTGCCGTTCGTGAGTGCTGTGGCTCTGGAGGGCGCGCTGCCCAGTGCTGGTGCTGGCGCCGTCAGCTACAGCTGCGGTAACGGTGTCACTGCTATCGAGAGCATCGCTCCTTCTGCTGCTGCTGCTATTGCTCCTGCGGTAGCAGCTGCAGCTCCTGCTGCTGCTTATGGCGCTGCAGCACGCTATGGTCTCGGTGGCTATGGACTGGGTGCTGCTGGCATCTCTCCTGCCGCTCTCGGACTCGGCTGGAACGGATGCGGCTGCGGACAgtggtaataatataaaacttgacGATTATTCTATTGTCATGCGATAATAAACCAATAAAGACGATTCTGCTAacgatttattgtttttatttacatttaattgatTCGAATAGAGCACACGAATTACGCTCTACCATAATcccagtcatttaatggttacttaccGAACATAATCCTTAGCaatttgttttcgatacaaaattattactaaggaactgacagtttaagtaatcatccgACGGTTTAAAATCATCTTGCATGAGAGTgaaggttcgaaacctaccaacggcaagtacaaaTGTTACT encodes:
- the LOC118279764 gene encoding chorion class B protein Ld34-like isoform X2; amino-acid sequence: MAAKLILVLCAQALFVQVAFSQCLGRAAIAAPALPCPAVVAPSCAGNGVIANGWIGNGLIGTEWIGNGLEIVPTSGGGLAVSSSSSIAPSGLSLASENVFEGALSVAGELPFVSAVALEGALPSAGAGAVSYSCGNGVTAIESIAPSAAAAIAPAVAAAAPAAAYGAAARYGLGGYGLGAAGISPAALGLGWNGCGCGQW
- the LOC118279764 gene encoding chorion class B protein Ld34-like isoform X3, with the protein product MAAKLILVLCAQALFVQVAFSQCLGRAAIAAPALTSPAVVAPSCANGWIGNGLIGTEWIGNGLEIVPTSGGGLAVSSSSSIAPSGLSLASENVFEGALSVAGELPFVSAVALEGALPSAGAGAVSYSCGNGVTAIESIAPSAAAAIAPAVAAAAPAAAYGAAARYGLGGYGLGAAGISPAALGLGWNGCGCGQW